Sequence from the Pedobacter sp. D749 genome:
CTCGAAAATTTTAAAGCCGTTTTAAAAGAAGCTATTTCAACTATTCCTTCGGCAACCATGCTTACTGAAGGTATTGCCAATAATTATGGTAAACTTTCTGCCGGGGTAGTAAACGAAAGCGGTGTTGCCCTTTTATCGGCATCAACCGTAAAAAATACCGAGCTTCAAAATCAATCAGAAGCTAAAATTGCCCAGGTAAGTGCTGCCGATTTTATTAAAAATCCTAAACTCCGTGAAGAAATTTTCGGTCCGTACTCGTTATTGGTTGTTGCTCAGGATCGTGCAGAACTAGAGCAGGCTATTGAAGTTTTGGAAGGACAGCTTACTGTAACCTTAATGGCCGAAAAACAGGAACTTCAGCATTACCAGACTTTGGTAAATAAGTTGACTGATAGAACCGGAAGAATTATACTGAATGGTGTGCCTACAGGCGTAGAAGTTTGTGCAGCCATGCAACACGGTGGACCATTTCCGGCTACTAACGATAGCCGTTTTACTTCTGTTGGTTCTACTGCAATCAATCGTTTTGTAAGGCCATTGGCTTACCAGGATTGGGAACAGGAATTATTGCCAGATGAATTGAAAGATGGTAATCCATTGGATATTTTCAGAACGGTAAATCAAAAATTAACGAAATCTCATGAGTAAAACTTTTTTTTGTGTAGATGCCCATACATGCGGAAATCCGGTTAGATTAGTTGCAGGTGGAGGACCTCAGCTTATTGGCTCAAACATGAGCGAAAAGCGTCAGCATTTTCTGAAAGAATTTGATTGGATCAGAAAAGGTTTAATGTTCGAACCTCGTGGACATGATATGATGTCGGGTAGTATTCTTTATCCGCCTCACGACCCTGCTAATGATGTGGCTGTACTTTTTATCGAAACCAGTGGTTGCCTCCCAATGTGTGGCCACGGTACTATTGGCACCATTACCATCGCTATTGAAGAAGGACTCATCCAACCGAAAATACCAGGGGTGATCAGAATGGAAGCGCCAGCCGGATTGGTATTGATTGAATACAAACAGGAAGGAAAAAAAGTAAAGTCTGTTAAACTGAAAAATGTGGCATCTTACCTCGCTGCTGAAAATCTTCAGGTAGAGTGCCCTGATTTAGGCACACTTACTTTTGATGTAGCTTATGGTGGAAATTTTTACGCAATCGTTGATCCACAGGAGAATTTCCCTGGACTGGAAAACTATACCGCTTCGCAACTGATTAGCTGGAGCCAGATCATCAGGAAACGCATTAATGAACTTTACAGCTTTGTTCATCCACAAGACCCTACGATAAATGGCTGTAGCCATATCTTGTGGACAGGAAAAACAATAGATCCTACATCAACTGCCAGGAATGCAGTTTTTTATGGTGATAAAGCCATTGATCGTTCGCCATGTGGTACGGGTACTTCTGCCCGTTTGGCACAGTGGTTTGCTAAAGGAAAACTAAAACAGGGAGAAGATTTTATCCATGAAAGTTTTATAGGCAGCAAGTTTATTGGAAGAGTAGAAGAAGTTGTAGACCTGAATGGAATCAAAGCCATTATACCAAGTGTAGAAGGCTGGGCAAAGGTTTACGGTTACAATACTATAAAAATCGATGCCGAAGATGATCCGTATGCATACGGATTTCAGGTGATTTAATGAGTTTTTAAAAAGAATATCAGCAGTATAAATTAAAAGCATGTCGAAAGTACTAATTATAGGTGGTGGAATAGTAGGTTTAACTTCAGCATATTACTTGCAGAAAAGAGGCTACGAAGTAACAATTTTGGATAAAGGAGATATTACCGACAATTGCTCATTTGGTAATGCGGGCATGATTGTTCCAAGCCATTTTGTTCCTTTGGCTGCACCGGGAATGATCAAGCAGGGGATCCGTTGGATGTTCGACAGCAAAAGCCCCTTTTATGTTCGCCCATCTTTAAATATGAACCTCGTTAATTGGGGTTTGAAATTTATGAAACATGCTACGGCAAAACATGTAAGCGAGGCGGCAGTGCCATTGCGCGATTTATCGTTGCTAAGCAAAAAACTATATGAAGGTCTGGCAAAAGAGTCTGATTTCGATTTCGAATTAACCAACAATGGTATTCTGGCATTTTATAAAACAGAAAAAGCAGGAGAAGAAGAAGCGCATTTAGCTGCAAGGGCAATTGAACTGGGCCTGGATATGGCTGTACTCACTGCCGACGAATGCCGTGCGTTACAGCCAGATTTAAAGTTAGATGTTTTAGGAGCGGTACATTATCGTTGCGATGCACACCTTTATCCAGCAAAGTTGATGAATGCTTTGCTTAAGTATTTATTAAACAATGGGGTTAATATAGTGCGTAATAAAGAAGTTGATAAAATTGAGACGGCAGGTAATCGCATTACAAAGGTTTTTACAGGTGGTACCGCCTGGGAAGCCGATCAGTATGTTCTGGCAACTGGTTCGTGGTCGCCTGCTGTGGCTAAAATGGCCGATATTAAAATCTCTTTAATGCCAGGCAAAGGTTATTCTTTTATGGAGCCTGAACCTCAGCAGCGTTTAACTATTCCGGCACTGTTATGTGAAGCCAGGGTAGCTATAACACCAATGAACGGTCAGATTAGATATGGTGGTACGATGGAGCTGGATAAAATCAATACCAGGATCAATATGCAAAGAGTTAAAGGGATTGTAGAATCGGTTCCGGCATATTTTCCCGATTTAAAACCTGCGGTTCCTGCAGAAAAAGATATCTGGTATGGTTTCCGTCCTTCATCACCTGATGGTTTGCCATACATTGGCAGAAGCGAAAAAAGAGAAAATCTAATCATTGCTACCGGCCACGGTATGATGGGTTTAAGTTTAGGACCGGCAACAGGTTTGTTGGTTAGCCAGATTGCTTCAGGCATGGCCACTGATCTGAAAATGGAACCATACAGAGTAGTTCGATAATAGACTAAGGGGGCAAGTTTTTCCAGGGATGTTTCGTCATTGAAAAGCCGATTCTTCATTGCCAGAAGCAATCTTTATCTTAGGTTGGAAAGATTGCTTCGTCGTTCC
This genomic interval carries:
- a CDS encoding 4-hydroxyproline epimerase, which codes for MSKTFFCVDAHTCGNPVRLVAGGGPQLIGSNMSEKRQHFLKEFDWIRKGLMFEPRGHDMMSGSILYPPHDPANDVAVLFIETSGCLPMCGHGTIGTITIAIEEGLIQPKIPGVIRMEAPAGLVLIEYKQEGKKVKSVKLKNVASYLAAENLQVECPDLGTLTFDVAYGGNFYAIVDPQENFPGLENYTASQLISWSQIIRKRINELYSFVHPQDPTINGCSHILWTGKTIDPTSTARNAVFYGDKAIDRSPCGTGTSARLAQWFAKGKLKQGEDFIHESFIGSKFIGRVEEVVDLNGIKAIIPSVEGWAKVYGYNTIKIDAEDDPYAYGFQVI
- a CDS encoding FAD-binding oxidoreductase, with translation MSKVLIIGGGIVGLTSAYYLQKRGYEVTILDKGDITDNCSFGNAGMIVPSHFVPLAAPGMIKQGIRWMFDSKSPFYVRPSLNMNLVNWGLKFMKHATAKHVSEAAVPLRDLSLLSKKLYEGLAKESDFDFELTNNGILAFYKTEKAGEEEAHLAARAIELGLDMAVLTADECRALQPDLKLDVLGAVHYRCDAHLYPAKLMNALLKYLLNNGVNIVRNKEVDKIETAGNRITKVFTGGTAWEADQYVLATGSWSPAVAKMADIKISLMPGKGYSFMEPEPQQRLTIPALLCEARVAITPMNGQIRYGGTMELDKINTRINMQRVKGIVESVPAYFPDLKPAVPAEKDIWYGFRPSSPDGLPYIGRSEKRENLIIATGHGMMGLSLGPATGLLVSQIASGMATDLKMEPYRVVR